Proteins co-encoded in one Vibrio aquimaris genomic window:
- the pth gene encoding aminoacyl-tRNA hydrolase, with the protein MSQSIKLLVGLANPGPEYSKTRHNAGAWVVEELARAHNIILKSEPKFFGMTGRLIVHGQDLRLLIPTTFMNLSGKSIAALAKFYQIKPEEIIVAHDELDLPPGIAKLKKGGSHGGHNGLRDTISKLGNCKDFYRLRIGIGHPGHKDKVAGFVLGKAPVKEQELLDAATDEAVRSLDILLKDGLAKAQNRLHTFKAE; encoded by the coding sequence GTGAGCCAATCAATTAAACTTCTTGTCGGACTCGCTAACCCTGGCCCAGAATATTCTAAAACTCGACATAACGCAGGGGCTTGGGTCGTTGAAGAGCTGGCGCGCGCCCATAACATCATACTCAAAAGTGAACCCAAGTTTTTTGGTATGACAGGCCGCCTCATCGTTCATGGACAAGATCTCCGGTTACTCATCCCGACCACATTTATGAATTTATCAGGTAAATCTATTGCCGCTTTGGCCAAGTTCTACCAAATAAAACCTGAAGAAATCATAGTTGCGCACGATGAGCTGGATTTACCCCCTGGTATCGCTAAGTTAAAAAAAGGTGGCAGCCATGGCGGACACAACGGCCTGCGCGACACCATAAGTAAACTGGGTAATTGCAAAGATTTTTACCGCCTGAGGATAGGTATTGGCCATCCAGGGCACAAAGACAAAGTAGCGGGCTTTGTACTGGGTAAGGCACCAGTTAAGGAGCAAGAACTCCTTGACGCTGCGACTGACGAAGCAGTACGTAGCTTGGATATCCTACTCAAGGACGGCTTAGCAAAAGCACAAAACCGCCTACACACGTTCAAAGCAGAATAA